The Comamonas sp. GB3 AK4-5 genome includes a region encoding these proteins:
- a CDS encoding AzlC family ABC transporter permease, which yields MNQATVLWQRATGIARQPAFRLGVRDVLGTMPGISAWGLVTGVAMVKSGMPLPLAVFMTLTVYAGSAQLAVLPLLAVGAPLWVLWFTAFCVNLRFVILSTMWRNFFSHLRLRHRLAIGYFSGDVIFVAFSKRYPTTAKQPEQVPYFWGAAISNWLGWQIPSLAGVYLANEIPLSWGLGFAGVLALLGVLYSMLNDRATWVACAVASLAAVAAFALPLKLNILTAIAAAVAVGLLMEQAERRAARLRPLPAVRAPDPAKGEHHPVLPLDETPPHGSEAARAAAQKECA from the coding sequence ATGAACCAAGCCACCGTCCTGTGGCAGCGTGCCACGGGTATCGCACGCCAGCCTGCTTTCCGACTGGGCGTACGCGACGTGCTGGGCACCATGCCCGGCATCTCTGCCTGGGGTTTGGTGACGGGTGTGGCCATGGTCAAAAGCGGCATGCCGCTGCCGCTGGCCGTGTTCATGACGCTCACCGTCTACGCCGGCAGTGCCCAACTGGCCGTGCTGCCGCTGCTGGCCGTGGGTGCACCGCTGTGGGTGCTGTGGTTCACCGCGTTCTGCGTGAACCTGCGCTTTGTGATTTTGAGCACCATGTGGCGCAACTTCTTCTCGCATCTGCGCCTGCGCCATCGCCTGGCGATCGGCTACTTCAGCGGCGATGTGATCTTTGTGGCCTTCAGCAAGCGCTACCCCACAACGGCCAAGCAGCCCGAGCAGGTGCCCTACTTCTGGGGTGCGGCGATCTCCAACTGGCTGGGCTGGCAAATCCCTTCGCTGGCCGGCGTCTACCTGGCCAACGAGATTCCCCTGTCCTGGGGCCTGGGCTTTGCCGGCGTGCTGGCGCTGCTGGGCGTGCTGTATTCCATGCTCAACGATCGCGCCACCTGGGTGGCCTGTGCCGTGGCCTCACTGGCCGCCGTGGCCGCGTTTGCATTGCCGCTCAAGCTCAACATCCTGACGGCGATTGCCGCTGCCGTGGCCGTGGGCCTGCTGATGGAGCAGGCCGAGCGCCGCGCCGCCCGCCTGCGCCCGCTGCCGGCCGTGCGTGCCCCCGATCCGGCCAAGGGCGAGCACCACCCGGTGCTGCCGCTGGATGAGACCCCGCCCCATGGCAGCGAAGCCGCCCGTGCGGCTGCGCAAAAGGAGTGCGCATGA
- the def gene encoding peptide deformylase, with the protein MSILNILCYPDSRLHKVAQPVAQVDDRIRLQIADMFETMYDANGIGLAATQVDFHQRLLVIDVSQDRDQPLVLINPEILWASEEKQLGEEGCLSVPGIYDGVERSIAVKVQALDEHGQSRVIEADGLLAICIQHEMDHLMGKVFVEYLSPLKRNRIKTKMVKLQREAERI; encoded by the coding sequence ATGTCCATTCTCAATATTCTCTGCTACCCCGACTCGCGCCTGCACAAAGTGGCCCAACCTGTTGCCCAGGTGGACGACCGCATTCGCCTGCAGATAGCGGACATGTTCGAGACCATGTATGACGCCAATGGCATAGGCCTGGCCGCCACGCAGGTGGATTTTCACCAGCGCCTGCTTGTTATTGACGTCTCGCAGGACAGGGACCAGCCCCTGGTACTGATCAATCCCGAAATTTTGTGGGCCAGCGAGGAGAAACAACTGGGCGAGGAAGGCTGTCTGTCCGTCCCCGGTATTTACGATGGAGTGGAGCGCTCCATCGCTGTGAAGGTGCAGGCGTTGGACGAGCATGGCCAAAGCCGTGTGATCGAAGCCGACGGCCTGCTGGCCATCTGCATTCAGCATGAGATGGACCACCTGATGGGCAAGGTCTTCGTCGAATATCTTTCTCCATTGAAGCGCAACCGCATCAAGACCAAGATGGTCAAGCTGCAGCGCGAGGCAGAACGCATATGA
- a CDS encoding sterol desaturase family protein yields the protein MSELVIPVLMMAVLVLGEAAVLQWGLARKVCWQDVIFNLNSGHIMLWLFRGLEVLCYGAVAQHFSLQLLEHVAPVWRWLFAFLAWDFCFYWLHRSHHNWRWLWAVHSVHHQGEHFNLSLGVRNSWYSSLTSIPFFLPLALIGVSLSEFITVSLIHYTLQLINHNALVGSLGWLEKILVTPSHHRVHHLHERAWSNSNFSGSLILWDKCFGTFRQSADRSQHVYGIKGSQASHNPGLESNLPFVRLLRPGSQPTPRPQAPAFQSHALMVFLGAAPLFALVLGYIQRYDYGWQAFSAAQAALLVVLAVGSVALGAIADGRRWGLYVWWWTTLAYALIFPLWLGWHAPLWLGCAALLVLHATCVLAGWGRKPLPVPAPAQEEHLHA from the coding sequence ATGAGTGAATTGGTCATTCCGGTGCTGATGATGGCCGTGCTGGTGCTGGGCGAAGCCGCGGTGCTGCAGTGGGGCCTGGCACGCAAGGTGTGCTGGCAGGACGTGATCTTCAACCTCAACTCCGGCCACATCATGCTGTGGCTGTTTCGCGGTCTGGAAGTGCTGTGCTATGGCGCCGTGGCCCAGCACTTCAGCTTGCAGCTGCTGGAGCATGTGGCGCCCGTCTGGCGCTGGCTGTTTGCTTTTCTGGCCTGGGATTTCTGCTTTTACTGGCTGCATCGCAGCCACCACAACTGGCGCTGGCTGTGGGCCGTGCACAGCGTGCACCACCAGGGCGAACATTTCAATCTGTCGCTGGGGGTGCGCAACTCCTGGTATTCGTCGCTCACCTCAATCCCTTTCTTCCTCCCACTGGCCCTCATCGGTGTGTCGCTGTCGGAGTTCATCACCGTCTCCCTGATCCACTACACCTTGCAGCTGATCAACCACAACGCCCTGGTCGGCTCCCTGGGCTGGCTGGAAAAAATTCTGGTGACCCCCAGCCACCACCGCGTGCACCACCTGCATGAACGTGCCTGGAGCAACAGCAACTTCAGCGGCAGCCTGATTCTGTGGGACAAATGCTTTGGCACTTTCCGACAGTCTGCGGACCGCAGCCAGCACGTCTATGGCATCAAAGGCAGCCAGGCATCGCACAACCCGGGGCTGGAAAGCAATCTGCCCTTTGTGCGCCTGCTGCGCCCCGGCAGCCAGCCCACACCGCGCCCGCAAGCGCCCGCTTTCCAAAGCCATGCGCTGATGGTCTTCCTCGGCGCTGCCCCGCTGTTTGCCCTGGTGTTGGGCTATATCCAACGCTATGACTACGGCTGGCAGGCGTTTTCTGCCGCGCAAGCGGCCTTGCTGGTCGTGCTGGCTGTGGGCTCGGTCGCCCTGGGCGCCATCGCGGACGGGCGCCGCTGGGGTCTGTATGTCTGGTGGTGGACCACCCTGGCCTATGCCCTGATTTTCCCGCTATGGCTGGGATGGCATGCACCGCTGTGGCTGGGCTGCGCTGCGCTTCTGGTGCTGCATGCCACCTGCGTGCTGGCAGGCTGGGGGCGCAAGCCACTACCTGTCCCGGCACCGGCCCAGGAGGAGCACCTCCATGCCTGA
- the fmt gene encoding methionyl-tRNA formyltransferase, giving the protein MKVIFAGTPDFARVALERLLQAGFEVPLVLTQPDRPAGRGMKLQASPVKQCALEHGIRVAQPRSLRLDGKYPEDAALARQALLDAGADVMVVAAYGLILPQWVLDLPPKGCLNIHASILPRWRGAAPIHRAIEAGDVETGVTIMQMDIGLDTGDMCLLERLPIEARDTTASLHDKLATLGGRLIVEALEMAACGGLPRTPQPLEGVNYAHKIEKAESAMDWRLDAEVLDRRLRAFNPFPGGSTQLGDETIKLWTATPEALPEAPGGDARPGQVLAADADGVLVACGQGALRLTQLQRAGGKKLAAGDFLRGFEIPVGTMLQLPEQP; this is encoded by the coding sequence ATGAAAGTGATTTTTGCCGGCACGCCCGATTTTGCGCGCGTGGCCCTGGAACGGCTTTTACAGGCCGGTTTTGAAGTTCCCCTGGTGCTGACCCAGCCCGACCGCCCCGCTGGTCGTGGCATGAAGCTGCAGGCATCGCCCGTCAAGCAGTGCGCGCTGGAGCACGGTATCCGCGTGGCCCAGCCGCGCAGCCTGCGTCTGGATGGTAAATACCCCGAAGACGCAGCCCTGGCCCGCCAGGCCCTGCTGGATGCCGGTGCCGACGTGATGGTGGTGGCCGCCTACGGCCTGATCCTGCCGCAGTGGGTGCTCGATCTGCCGCCCAAAGGATGTCTCAACATCCACGCCTCCATCCTGCCGCGCTGGCGCGGTGCGGCGCCCATACACCGCGCCATCGAGGCCGGTGATGTCGAAACCGGCGTGACCATCATGCAGATGGACATAGGCCTGGACACCGGCGATATGTGCCTGCTGGAGCGTCTGCCCATCGAAGCCCGCGACACCACGGCCAGCCTGCACGACAAGCTGGCGACGCTGGGCGGTCGCCTGATTGTGGAAGCACTGGAGATGGCGGCCTGCGGCGGCCTGCCGCGCACGCCCCAGCCTCTAGAGGGTGTGAACTACGCCCACAAGATCGAAAAGGCCGAAAGCGCCATGGACTGGCGCCTGGATGCAGAAGTGCTGGACCGGCGCCTGCGCGCCTTCAACCCCTTCCCCGGCGGCAGCACGCAGCTGGGTGACGAGACCATCAAGCTCTGGACGGCCACCCCCGAGGCCTTGCCCGAAGCACCGGGCGGCGACGCCCGTCCCGGCCAGGTGCTGGCAGCGGATGCCGACGGCGTGCTGGTGGCCTGCGGCCAAGGCGCGCTGCGCCTGACACAGCTGCAGCGCGCCGGCGGCAAAAAACTGGCGGCCGGCGACTTTCTGCGCGGCTTTGAGATTCCCGTGGGCACCATGCTCCAGCTGCCGGAGCAGCCATGA
- a CDS encoding fatty acid desaturase: MPDTLPPLRFASGQEQAFHRALHQAARAYLQASGDHRYASRFDQLKALFLLLLACGSYGVMLASSHDAVFFAGYFLAIALSMLLNVVVNHDASHNVFFRKAWLNRLAGRVVTLPLGIEPEFWRLRHVRFHHLYANIEHYDLDTEENGFFRQTPFQRRHAYMRYQHLYWPMIAGLSLPWIAWVFDWSDRLGRTPLRQERELASTQGWCLFLLSKLGHVLLVLALPLWAAHAHGVATSTMLLAYVLSQMFASLLVVYLLLGTHWAEADFFQAAPGGVMEHGWYRHNFVTACDWETSPRWLNQFTGGLNYHLTHHLFPGWHHRHYPALADRVAQLAHQHGMPYRRISYRELLASQRRFLRRMGQEDAV; encoded by the coding sequence ATGCCTGATACCCTGCCACCGCTGCGCTTTGCTTCCGGCCAGGAGCAGGCCTTCCACCGCGCGCTGCACCAGGCCGCCCGCGCCTATTTGCAAGCCAGCGGCGACCATCGCTATGCCAGCCGCTTCGACCAACTCAAGGCCTTGTTCTTGCTGCTGCTGGCCTGTGGCAGCTACGGGGTGATGCTTGCCAGCAGCCACGATGCCGTGTTTTTTGCCGGCTATTTCCTGGCCATTGCCCTCAGCATGCTGCTGAATGTGGTGGTCAACCACGATGCCTCGCACAACGTCTTTTTCCGCAAAGCCTGGCTCAACCGGCTCGCAGGGCGCGTCGTCACCTTGCCCCTGGGCATAGAGCCAGAGTTCTGGCGACTGCGCCATGTGCGCTTTCACCATCTCTACGCCAATATCGAGCACTACGACCTCGACACCGAAGAGAACGGCTTTTTCCGGCAAACGCCCTTCCAGCGCAGACATGCTTATATGCGCTACCAGCATCTGTATTGGCCCATGATTGCCGGCCTGTCGCTGCCGTGGATTGCCTGGGTCTTCGATTGGTCGGACCGCCTGGGCCGCACGCCGCTGCGCCAGGAGCGGGAGCTGGCGTCCACCCAAGGCTGGTGCCTTTTTCTGCTGAGCAAGCTCGGCCATGTGCTGCTGGTGCTGGCGCTGCCGCTGTGGGCCGCCCACGCCCACGGTGTGGCCACCAGCACCATGCTGCTGGCCTATGTGCTGAGCCAGATGTTTGCCTCGCTGCTGGTGGTCTATCTGCTGCTGGGCACGCACTGGGCAGAAGCCGATTTTTTCCAGGCCGCTCCCGGTGGGGTCATGGAGCATGGCTGGTACCGGCACAACTTTGTCACCGCCTGTGATTGGGAGACCTCGCCGCGCTGGCTGAACCAGTTCACCGGTGGCCTGAACTACCACCTGACCCACCACCTCTTCCCTGGCTGGCACCACCGCCACTACCCCGCACTGGCGGATAGGGTGGCCCAGCTGGCACACCAGCATGGGATGCCGTACCGCCGCATCAGCTACCGCGAGCTGCTGGCCTCACAGCGCCGTTTTCTGCGCCGCATGGGGCAGGAGGATGCGGTGTGA
- a CDS encoding fatty acid desaturase, with the protein MSPQRLPPLPFGHQDRALSQALRQASQDWLVEHQEHRFADLGMLAKLCLLCVVCGLCYLGVLGATSASGFFAVYLGFITSGMLLTVNVVHDASHSAFFRRPRANLWLNRLVTLPLGLDPECWRVRHVQLHHAHVNIEDYDPDIDANGVLRQAPWHRWKPFMRYQPLYWPLVAALTFPWYIWLMDWLDRAGQTKVSARLPAGWRGWGFFLLGKSGHFLLALWLPWQLGLGQFSWSYILLCYLLSQMLSSLFFVMLLVGTHWATARFFERPASGGMAHGRCTHILLTTLDWNTRPRWLGYWLGGGNLHLTHHLFPHWSHRHYPALSHIIARTAPQHGLPYQALSLSEVLQLQQRFLRAMGTAPSQPKN; encoded by the coding sequence GTGAGCCCACAGCGCCTGCCCCCTCTGCCCTTTGGCCACCAGGACCGGGCGCTGTCGCAGGCGCTGCGCCAGGCCTCGCAGGATTGGCTGGTTGAGCACCAGGAACACCGCTTTGCCGACCTGGGCATGCTGGCCAAGCTGTGCCTGCTGTGTGTTGTGTGCGGGCTGTGCTATTTGGGGGTGCTCGGCGCCACCAGCGCCAGCGGATTTTTTGCGGTCTATCTGGGCTTTATCACCAGCGGCATGCTGCTGACGGTGAATGTGGTGCACGACGCATCGCACAGCGCTTTTTTTCGCCGCCCTCGCGCGAACCTGTGGCTCAACCGCCTCGTCACCCTGCCGCTGGGGCTGGACCCTGAATGCTGGCGGGTGCGCCATGTGCAGCTGCACCATGCCCACGTCAACATCGAAGACTATGACCCGGACATCGATGCCAACGGCGTGCTGCGCCAGGCGCCCTGGCACCGCTGGAAGCCCTTTATGCGCTACCAGCCGCTGTACTGGCCCTTGGTGGCCGCACTGACCTTCCCCTGGTATATCTGGCTGATGGACTGGCTGGACCGCGCCGGCCAAACCAAGGTCAGCGCCCGCCTGCCTGCCGGCTGGCGTGGCTGGGGCTTTTTCCTGCTGGGCAAGAGCGGGCATTTTCTGCTGGCCCTGTGGCTGCCCTGGCAGCTCGGCCTGGGCCAGTTTTCCTGGTCCTACATCCTGCTGTGCTATTTGCTCAGCCAGATGCTGTCCTCGCTGTTCTTCGTGATGCTGCTGGTGGGCACCCACTGGGCCACGGCCCGCTTCTTCGAGCGCCCCGCCAGCGGAGGCATGGCACATGGCCGCTGCACGCATATCCTGCTCACCACCTTGGACTGGAACACCCGGCCACGCTGGCTGGGCTATTGGCTGGGCGGCGGCAATCTGCATTTGACGCACCACCTGTTTCCCCACTGGAGTCACCGCCATTACCCGGCGCTCAGCCACATCATTGCCCGCACCGCGCCGCAGCATGGCCTGCCCTACCAGGCCCTGAGCCTGTCGGAAGTGCTGCAACTGCAGCAGCGCTTTTTGCGGGCGATGGGAACCGCCCCCAGCCAGCCCAAAAACTGA
- a CDS encoding DUF3717 domain-containing protein, producing MASIHISDIEAAINHWRRLRPSPDGVRLAPEVRALAPVYARLIHAGAQEVSPASLSTAAMQAWLAWYETQPDTPCIAICSTSQGDAQCKGCGRSFAEVQQWLELTPVQKRAVWQRIQAEGQALRFTRYAERGK from the coding sequence ATGGCATCCATCCACATTTCCGACATCGAAGCCGCCATCAACCACTGGCGGCGCCTGCGTCCCAGCCCTGACGGCGTGCGCCTGGCACCCGAGGTACGGGCGCTGGCTCCGGTGTATGCGCGGCTGATCCATGCCGGCGCACAAGAAGTGAGCCCGGCCAGCCTGTCCACCGCCGCCATGCAAGCCTGGCTGGCCTGGTACGAGACGCAGCCGGACACGCCCTGTATCGCGATTTGCTCCACCAGCCAGGGCGATGCCCAGTGCAAGGGCTGCGGGCGCAGTTTTGCCGAAGTGCAGCAGTGGCTGGAACTCACTCCCGTGCAAAAACGCGCCGTGTGGCAGCGCATCCAGGCCGAAGGCCAGGCCCTGCGCTTTACGCGCTATGCAGAAAGAGGGAAGTAA
- a CDS encoding AzlD domain-containing protein yields MSGGEHWIWGYVAGLGLAAITLLTRAFFMIPDKELPMPEWLKRGLRYAPLAALAAVIAPELVMSNGQLIHTLVDARLPALVCATAYFWWKRGILGTIVVGMVVYLPLHIGLGW; encoded by the coding sequence ATGAGTGGCGGAGAACATTGGATCTGGGGTTATGTGGCCGGCCTGGGGCTGGCGGCGATCACGCTGCTCACGCGCGCCTTTTTCATGATTCCCGACAAAGAACTGCCCATGCCGGAATGGCTCAAGCGCGGCCTGCGCTATGCGCCACTGGCAGCCTTGGCGGCCGTGATTGCCCCCGAACTGGTGATGAGCAACGGCCAGCTGATTCACACCCTGGTGGATGCGCGCCTGCCGGCCCTGGTCTGCGCCACCGCCTACTTCTGGTGGAAGCGCGGCATTCTGGGCACCATCGTGGTGGGCATGGTGGTGTATTTGCCGCTGCACATCGGCCTGGGGTGGTGA
- a CDS encoding LysM peptidoglycan-binding domain-containing protein — MLTAAAAAARAWMLAGPLLVSLATTAGAEVGAAGLPASPPRSLPESALATQAPTHYTVQPGDTLWRIAGLFLQQPWRWPALWGMNPERIHNPQLIYPGQQLVLERHNGYARLHIAPPGSGEGETLHLSPRSRADPPPQQALATLPPHLIAPFLAEPLVVSPEQLQAAPRLVATTDERVLMAQGDRVYARGDAHSPLRTADAPLQFRIFRDALALQDPVSSELLGYEAHYLGTAALVRSEQPNPEAAQSRTAPYLPATLELLRSKEEIRAGDRLLPEPARSFRSYTPHAPDFALEARVLKLYTSTALRYGAPQQVVAINKGLRDGLEMGHVLAVVAQGQRLRDQTSATQDWIQLPDEDNGAALVFLAFERVAYVLLMEGRYGVQVGDKMVTPQ, encoded by the coding sequence ATGCTCACCGCCGCCGCCGCCGCCGCACGCGCCTGGATGCTGGCAGGTCCGCTGCTCGTCAGCCTCGCGACCACGGCCGGCGCAGAGGTCGGGGCTGCCGGCCTGCCCGCCTCGCCCCCACGCAGCCTTCCCGAGTCCGCACTTGCAACCCAGGCCCCCACGCACTACACCGTCCAGCCCGGTGACACGCTGTGGCGCATCGCGGGCCTGTTTCTGCAGCAGCCCTGGCGCTGGCCCGCGCTGTGGGGCATGAACCCCGAGCGCATCCACAACCCGCAGCTGATCTACCCCGGCCAGCAGTTGGTGCTGGAGCGGCACAACGGATATGCCCGCCTGCACATCGCGCCCCCCGGCAGCGGCGAAGGCGAGACCCTGCACCTGTCCCCTCGCAGCCGTGCAGACCCTCCGCCCCAGCAGGCCCTGGCCACGCTGCCGCCCCATCTGATCGCGCCCTTTCTGGCCGAGCCTCTGGTGGTTTCCCCGGAACAGCTACAGGCCGCCCCCCGCCTGGTGGCCACCACGGACGAGCGTGTGCTCATGGCACAGGGCGACCGCGTCTACGCCCGTGGCGATGCCCACAGCCCCCTGCGCACGGCCGATGCGCCCCTGCAGTTCCGCATCTTTCGCGATGCTCTTGCGCTCCAGGACCCGGTCAGCAGCGAGCTGCTGGGCTATGAGGCCCATTACCTGGGCACGGCCGCCCTGGTACGCAGCGAGCAGCCCAACCCCGAGGCCGCGCAAAGCCGCACCGCACCCTATCTACCCGCCACGCTGGAGCTGCTGCGCAGCAAGGAAGAAATCCGCGCCGGCGACCGGCTGCTACCTGAACCCGCGCGCAGCTTTCGCAGCTATACCCCGCATGCGCCCGACTTCGCGCTGGAGGCGCGGGTGCTCAAGCTCTACACCAGCACCGCCCTGCGCTACGGCGCTCCCCAGCAGGTGGTGGCCATCAACAAAGGCCTGCGCGACGGACTGGAAATGGGCCATGTGCTGGCCGTGGTGGCCCAAGGCCAACGCCTGCGCGACCAGACCAGCGCCACGCAAGACTGGATCCAGCTGCCGGACGAGGACAACGGCGCCGCCCTGGTGTTCCTGGCCTTCGAGCGCGTAGCCTATGTGCTGCTGATGGAGGGGCGCTACGGCGTGCAAGTGGGCGACAAGATGGTCACACCGCAATGA
- the dprA gene encoding DNA-processing protein DprA yields the protein MNTTPTNLQLPPAELAAWLRLALTPGVGNTAARRLLARFGTPQAVLAQTCSALQACVSPAQATALASLPPDWDNALARAQDWLQTREHGRAHALITLGDPRYPPALLQTEDPPLMLYVAGPSHWLDQPAPLVDHRRALAIVGSRNPTPQGDANARQFGLALASQGWCVISGLALGVDAAAHQGALQAARADSPCTVAVLGTGLDVIYPRRHAALAQQVMTHGLLLSEYPLGTPPLAPNFPKRNRLIAGLSAGTLVVEAALASGSLITARLAAEQGREVFAIPGSIHAPQSKGCHALLRQGAKLVETVQDMLEELLPWPDVAAPTAAAAATATAASTPAPASAHKEHPVLAALGFDPMGLDQLQALTGWDTAALQAWLLEQELDGLVARLPGGLFQRMVRG from the coding sequence ATGAACACCACGCCCACCAACCTGCAACTGCCCCCTGCCGAGCTGGCCGCCTGGCTGCGCCTGGCCCTGACGCCGGGCGTTGGCAACACCGCAGCCCGTCGCCTGCTGGCCCGCTTTGGCACGCCCCAGGCCGTGCTGGCGCAAACCTGCAGCGCGCTGCAAGCCTGCGTCAGCCCCGCACAGGCCACCGCCCTCGCCAGCCTCCCGCCCGACTGGGACAACGCCCTGGCCCGCGCTCAGGACTGGTTGCAGACCCGCGAGCATGGCCGCGCCCATGCCCTGATCACCCTGGGTGACCCGCGCTATCCACCCGCACTGCTGCAGACCGAAGACCCGCCGCTGATGCTTTACGTCGCCGGCCCCAGCCACTGGCTGGACCAACCCGCGCCCCTGGTGGACCACCGCCGCGCACTGGCCATCGTCGGCTCGCGCAACCCCACGCCGCAGGGCGATGCCAATGCCCGCCAATTCGGCCTGGCGCTGGCATCCCAGGGCTGGTGTGTGATCTCCGGCCTGGCCCTGGGGGTGGACGCAGCCGCCCACCAGGGCGCGCTGCAGGCGGCCCGCGCCGACAGCCCCTGCACCGTGGCCGTGCTGGGCACCGGGCTGGATGTGATCTACCCCCGCCGCCATGCCGCGCTGGCCCAGCAGGTGATGACCCACGGCCTGCTGCTCAGCGAATACCCGCTGGGCACGCCCCCGTTGGCCCCCAACTTTCCCAAACGCAACCGGCTGATTGCCGGGCTGTCCGCCGGCACCCTGGTGGTGGAGGCGGCCCTGGCCTCGGGCTCGCTGATCACGGCCCGGCTCGCGGCCGAGCAGGGACGAGAAGTGTTTGCCATTCCCGGCTCCATCCACGCCCCCCAGTCCAAAGGCTGCCACGCCCTGCTGCGCCAGGGCGCCAAGCTGGTGGAGACGGTACAGGACATGCTGGAGGAGCTGCTCCCCTGGCCCGACGTTGCAGCACCCACGGCCGCCGCAGCGGCAACCGCGACAGCAGCAAGCACACCGGCACCAGCGTCGGCACACAAAGAACACCCCGTGCTGGCCGCGCTGGGCTTTGACCCCATGGGCCTGGACCAGTTGCAAGCCCTCACCGGCTGGGACACCGCCGCCCTGCAGGCCTGGCTGCTGGAGCAGGAGCTGGATGGTCTGGTAGCACGCCTGCCCGGCGGGCTATTCCAGCGCATGGTGCGCGGCTGA